The proteins below are encoded in one region of Streptomyces spinoverrucosus:
- a CDS encoding alpha-galactosidase D, with protein MRSSSYSVLPGRRLRTVVVLALTAGLATAVPAAQAEPTASPAATTTPVAAKPYMGWTSWTMQSSKYPGLNPKGDYSYLSEANVIKQTDAMAAKLKKYGYEYINIDAGWWMDWSWKSQFDQYGRQKADPERFPSGMKAVADRIHAKGLKAGIYLPVGLEKGAYNDGKNPIWNAEGCTTADIVYDDLRTTNGWDSAYKIDFSDPCAQKYIDSQAQMFADWGYDFLKLDGVGPGSFKSGDNYNNVADVAAWQKAIATAGRPIHLELSWSLAYSHVEDWKKYSNGWRIDTDVECYCNTLVTWENSVDDRWDDAPAWTDHAGPGGWNDLDSLNVGNGEMDGLTKAERQSYATLWAIAKSPLFTGDDLTELDSYGLSLLTNREVIAINQQDNTRPAEPVTSANPQQVWAAKNPNGTYTVALFNLADAPASVTANWSTLGFTGKASVRDNWNKENLGSYTDKITQALPAHGSRLFTVTPRGTALKWTGYEAEADTNTLSGNASVADCSACSGGKKVGNLYTGGKLTFNDITVAKAGTYQVRVAYVSGDPRSIAVSANGGGGTSHKFASTGDWGTTNSVYVPVKLKAGANTITFDSGTGYAPDIDRIDVQK; from the coding sequence ATGCGGTCATCCTCGTACTCCGTCCTGCCCGGACGACGGTTGAGAACAGTCGTCGTCCTGGCCCTCACCGCGGGACTCGCGACGGCCGTCCCCGCCGCGCAGGCCGAGCCCACCGCGTCCCCGGCCGCCACGACCACCCCCGTGGCCGCCAAGCCCTATATGGGCTGGACCAGTTGGACCATGCAGTCGTCGAAGTACCCGGGCCTCAACCCGAAGGGCGACTACAGCTACCTGTCCGAGGCGAACGTCATCAAGCAGACCGACGCCATGGCGGCCAAGCTGAAGAAGTACGGCTACGAGTACATCAACATCGACGCCGGCTGGTGGATGGACTGGTCCTGGAAGTCGCAGTTCGACCAGTACGGCCGGCAGAAGGCCGACCCGGAGCGCTTCCCCAGCGGCATGAAGGCCGTCGCCGACCGCATCCACGCCAAGGGCCTCAAGGCCGGCATCTACCTGCCGGTCGGCCTGGAGAAGGGGGCGTACAACGACGGCAAGAACCCGATCTGGAACGCCGAGGGCTGTACCACCGCCGACATCGTCTACGACGACCTGCGCACCACCAACGGCTGGGACAGCGCCTACAAGATCGACTTCTCTGATCCCTGCGCCCAGAAGTACATCGACTCCCAGGCGCAGATGTTCGCCGACTGGGGCTACGACTTCCTGAAGCTCGACGGCGTCGGCCCCGGCTCCTTCAAGAGCGGCGACAACTACAACAACGTCGCCGACGTGGCCGCCTGGCAGAAGGCCATCGCCACCGCGGGCCGCCCGATCCACCTGGAGCTGTCCTGGTCGCTCGCCTACAGCCACGTCGAGGACTGGAAGAAGTACTCCAACGGCTGGCGCATAGACACCGACGTCGAGTGCTACTGCAACACCCTGGTCACCTGGGAGAACTCGGTCGACGACCGCTGGGACGACGCCCCGGCCTGGACCGACCACGCCGGCCCCGGCGGCTGGAACGACCTCGACTCCCTCAACGTCGGCAACGGTGAGATGGACGGCCTGACCAAGGCCGAGCGGCAGAGCTACGCCACCCTGTGGGCGATCGCCAAGTCCCCGCTGTTCACCGGCGACGACCTCACCGAGCTCGACTCCTACGGCCTGTCGCTGCTGACCAACCGCGAGGTCATCGCGATCAACCAGCAGGACAACACCAGGCCCGCCGAGCCGGTCACCTCCGCCAACCCGCAGCAGGTGTGGGCGGCGAAGAACCCCAACGGCACCTACACCGTCGCGCTGTTCAACCTCGCCGACGCGCCCGCCTCGGTCACCGCGAACTGGTCGACCCTCGGCTTCACGGGCAAGGCCTCGGTGCGCGACAACTGGAACAAGGAGAACCTCGGCTCCTACACGGACAAGATCACCCAGGCGCTGCCCGCGCACGGCTCCCGGCTGTTCACCGTCACCCCGCGCGGCACGGCCCTGAAGTGGACCGGCTACGAGGCCGAGGCCGACACCAACACGCTGAGCGGCAATGCCTCCGTCGCCGACTGCTCCGCCTGCTCGGGCGGCAAGAAGGTCGGCAACCTCTACACCGGCGGCAAGCTGACCTTCAACGACATCACGGTCGCCAAGGCCGGCACCTACCAGGTCAGGGTCGCCTATGTCAGCGGTGACCCCCGCTCCATCGCCGTCTCGGCCAACGGCGGCGGTGGCACCTCGCACAAGTTCGCGTCCACGGGCGACTGGGGGACGACGAACAGCGTCTACGTGCCGGTGAAGCTGAAGGCCGGGGCCAACACGATCACGTTCGACAGCGGGACCGGCTACGCGCCGGACATCGACCGGATCGACGTACAGAAGTAG
- a CDS encoding glycosyl hydrolase family 95 catalytic domain-containing protein — protein sequence MNTTPNDPSRRTVLSLAGTAGLTAALATLPAFTASAAPARPAEDAVLPADAARQQLWWQAPGDEGSLIEQGLPIGNGRLGALASNDPGRELLMITDLTMWTGGLNGTLDNDGQFPYGRADFGSFTLLAKLAIDIPDHDLGAVNGYRRTLDLAQSLVTSSYVRSGVTYRREMYASHPDDVIVLHFTQSGGGRYTGSISLTGTHGETITAAESFGATLANGLRYGAAVKARGNGGKVTVNGTRIDFSGCKELTVVVSAGTNYAPDVEKNYRNPSLDPEKLARTKVRDALSESADSLRRTHIADYRKLYGQMDLSLGTSSAEQRALDTWERLHARDRDDVPDPELEVAYLQFGRYLTICGSRDSLPLNLQGVWLDGNDPDWMGDYHTDVNIQMNYWMTDRAGLSQCFDAFTDYCLDQLPSWTELTQKHFNDPRNRFRNSSGKIAGWTVAFSTNIYGGLGWWWHPAGNAWLCQSLWEHYEFTQSRTHLAKIYPLLKGAVEFWESRLLTTTLPGTSREVLIADSDWSPEHGPQDAKGITYDQELVWMLFGYFCIASAELKRDTRYADTIAGMRKKLYLPQVSPKTGWLEEWMSPDNLGETTHRHLSPLINLFPGDRIRPDGSTPKEIVDGATALLTARGMESFGWANAWRSLCWARLKDADKAYQLIVNNLRPSVGGSNGTAFNLFDIYEVEKGRGIFQAEANWGTPAAMLEMLLYSRPGHLELLPALPGAWAESGSVTGVGARGGFVVDLRWKDGKPTSVKIRSVGGRTTAVEFASRTRTVTLKPGGSVTLKDFDR from the coding sequence ATGAACACCACCCCGAACGACCCGAGCAGAAGAACCGTCCTCTCCCTCGCCGGCACCGCCGGTCTCACGGCGGCCCTCGCCACGCTGCCCGCCTTCACCGCCTCCGCCGCTCCCGCCCGCCCCGCCGAGGACGCCGTGCTGCCCGCCGACGCCGCCAGGCAGCAGCTGTGGTGGCAGGCCCCCGGCGACGAGGGCTCGCTCATCGAACAGGGACTCCCGATCGGCAACGGCCGCCTCGGAGCGCTCGCGAGCAACGACCCCGGCCGCGAACTGCTGATGATCACCGACCTCACGATGTGGACCGGCGGTCTCAACGGCACCCTCGACAACGACGGCCAGTTCCCCTACGGCCGCGCCGACTTCGGTTCCTTCACGCTGCTCGCCAAGCTCGCCATCGACATCCCCGACCACGACCTCGGCGCTGTCAACGGCTACCGCCGCACCCTCGACCTCGCCCAGTCCCTGGTCACCAGCTCCTACGTCCGCTCCGGCGTCACCTACCGGCGCGAGATGTACGCGAGCCACCCCGACGACGTGATCGTCCTGCACTTCACCCAGAGCGGCGGCGGCCGCTACACCGGCTCGATCAGCCTCACCGGCACCCACGGCGAGACCATCACCGCCGCCGAGTCGTTCGGCGCCACCCTCGCCAACGGCCTGCGCTACGGCGCCGCCGTCAAGGCCCGCGGCAACGGCGGCAAGGTCACCGTCAACGGCACCCGCATCGACTTCTCCGGCTGCAAGGAACTCACCGTCGTCGTCAGCGCCGGCACCAACTACGCACCCGACGTCGAGAAGAACTACCGCAACCCCTCCCTCGACCCCGAGAAACTCGCCCGTACGAAGGTCCGCGACGCCCTCTCGGAATCGGCCGACTCCCTGCGCCGCACCCACATCGCCGACTACCGCAAGCTCTACGGGCAGATGGACCTCTCGCTCGGCACGTCCTCGGCCGAACAGCGCGCACTCGACACCTGGGAGCGCCTGCACGCGCGCGACCGCGACGACGTACCCGATCCCGAACTGGAAGTCGCCTACCTGCAGTTCGGCCGCTACCTCACGATCTGCGGCTCCCGCGACAGCCTGCCCCTGAACCTTCAGGGCGTGTGGCTCGACGGCAACGATCCGGACTGGATGGGCGACTACCACACCGACGTCAACATCCAGATGAACTACTGGATGACCGACCGGGCCGGCCTCTCCCAGTGCTTCGACGCCTTCACCGACTACTGTCTCGACCAGCTCCCGTCCTGGACCGAGCTCACCCAGAAGCACTTCAACGACCCGCGCAACCGTTTCCGCAACTCCAGCGGCAAGATCGCCGGATGGACGGTCGCCTTCTCCACCAACATCTACGGCGGCCTCGGCTGGTGGTGGCACCCCGCGGGCAACGCCTGGCTGTGCCAGAGCCTGTGGGAGCACTACGAGTTCACCCAGTCCCGCACCCACCTCGCGAAGATCTACCCGCTGCTCAAGGGCGCCGTGGAGTTCTGGGAGTCGCGGCTGCTCACCACGACCCTGCCGGGGACCTCGCGGGAGGTCCTCATCGCGGACAGCGACTGGTCGCCGGAGCACGGCCCCCAGGACGCCAAGGGCATCACGTACGACCAGGAACTGGTGTGGATGCTGTTCGGCTACTTCTGCATCGCGTCCGCCGAGCTGAAGCGTGACACCCGCTACGCGGACACCATCGCCGGCATGCGCAAGAAGCTGTACCTGCCGCAGGTCAGCCCCAAGACGGGCTGGCTGGAGGAGTGGATGTCGCCCGACAACCTCGGCGAGACCACCCACCGGCACCTGTCACCGCTGATCAACCTGTTCCCCGGCGACCGCATCCGCCCCGACGGCTCCACCCCCAAGGAGATCGTCGACGGCGCCACCGCGCTGCTCACCGCACGCGGCATGGAGAGCTTCGGCTGGGCCAACGCCTGGCGCAGCCTGTGCTGGGCCCGGCTCAAGGACGCCGACAAGGCCTACCAGCTGATCGTCAACAACCTCCGCCCGTCCGTCGGCGGCAGCAACGGCACGGCGTTCAACCTCTTCGACATCTACGAGGTGGAGAAGGGCCGCGGCATCTTCCAGGCAGAGGCCAACTGGGGCACCCCCGCGGCCATGCTGGAGATGCTGCTGTACTCCCGCCCCGGCCATCTGGAGCTGCTCCCGGCGCTTCCGGGCGCCTGGGCCGAGTCCGGTTCCGTCACCGGCGTCGGGGCGCGCGGCGGCTTTGTCGTCGACCTGCGCTGGAAGGACGGCAAGCCGACCTCGGTGAAGATCCGCAGCGTGGGCGGACGTACGACCGCCGTCGAGTTCGCGAGCCGCACCCGCACCGTCACGCTCAAGCCCGGCGGGTCCGTCACCCTGAAGGACTTCGACCGGTGA
- a CDS encoding SGNH/GDSL hydrolase family protein, which translates to MVCALIVPSGQALAAGSGQSAAAKHSVVTWGASADRLGEGVADRAYRLVVHTSVGGDNVRIRLSNAFGDRPVTFDSVYAGLQKSGAELVRGSNKRLTFDGARSVTVPAGQTVYSDPLPGRLAAESNLVVSIHSPDAAGPGTGHGMAMATSYFTQGDHTAEESAANWTGTTGSWFYLDAVTVRTRSSVGAVVTLGDSITDGWQSSTDLNRRWPDYLARRLRTSTATTVEGVANEGISGNKVLADGAGQSALNRLDRDVLSHPGVRTVFLFEGVNDIKAHTGVTAEDMIAGYREIIDRVHARGLCIVGATVGPFKGWPEWDPAGEAVRQEVNAFIRDSGEFDAVADFDRALRSPYDPERMLPFLDNGDHVHPNDKGMQAMADAVDLASLDCSSA; encoded by the coding sequence ATGGTGTGCGCCCTGATCGTCCCGTCCGGCCAGGCACTCGCGGCCGGCAGCGGGCAGTCGGCGGCGGCCAAGCACTCCGTCGTCACCTGGGGCGCCAGCGCCGACCGGCTCGGCGAGGGCGTCGCCGACCGGGCCTACCGGCTCGTCGTGCACACCAGCGTCGGCGGCGACAACGTGCGGATCCGGCTGTCCAACGCCTTCGGCGACCGGCCGGTGACCTTCGACAGCGTCTACGCCGGGCTGCAGAAGTCGGGTGCCGAACTGGTCCGCGGCAGCAACAAGCGGCTGACCTTCGACGGCGCCCGCTCGGTCACCGTCCCGGCCGGGCAGACGGTCTACAGCGACCCCCTGCCCGGCAGGCTGGCCGCCGAGTCCAACCTCGTCGTCAGCATCCACAGCCCGGACGCGGCGGGCCCCGGGACCGGGCACGGCATGGCCATGGCCACGTCGTACTTCACCCAGGGCGACCACACCGCCGAGGAGAGCGCCGCCAACTGGACCGGGACGACCGGCTCCTGGTTCTACCTCGACGCGGTCACCGTGCGGACCCGTTCCTCGGTCGGCGCGGTGGTCACGCTCGGCGACTCCATCACGGACGGCTGGCAGTCGTCGACGGACCTGAACCGCCGCTGGCCCGACTACCTCGCCCGCCGGCTGCGCACCTCCACCGCGACGACCGTCGAGGGCGTCGCCAACGAGGGCATCTCCGGCAACAAGGTGCTCGCCGACGGCGCCGGACAGAGCGCCCTCAACCGCCTGGACCGCGATGTCCTGTCCCACCCCGGGGTCCGGACCGTCTTCCTCTTCGAGGGCGTCAACGACATCAAGGCCCACACCGGCGTCACGGCCGAGGACATGATCGCGGGGTACCGGGAGATCATCGACCGCGTGCACGCGCGGGGCCTGTGCATCGTCGGCGCCACGGTCGGCCCCTTCAAGGGCTGGCCGGAGTGGGATCCGGCTGGGGAGGCCGTTCGGCAGGAGGTCAACGCGTTCATCCGGGACAGCGGCGAGTTCGACGCCGTGGCCGACTTCGACCGGGCTCTGCGCAGTCCCTACGACCCCGAGCGCATGCTCCCCTTCCTCGACAACGGCGACCACGTGCACCCCAACGACAAGGGCATGCAGGCCATGGCCGACGCGGTCGACCTCGCAAGCCTCGACTGCTCCTCGGCGTAG
- a CDS encoding helix-turn-helix domain-containing protein: MATTEHSAVRPALASLRRARELFLAGRELPDEVPQEIVAAWKRARFFGVRHDVADPAPDVPPHCVRAPESHLLATARPVLDRIAPTVSTGQASLVLTDGALRVLWSTGCARYGLRRLDLSEQVVGHNSAALALRTRRRAEVHGPEHFLDLWQDMSAVSVPIRAAGTSKVLGTVTVTSRPCVECGSHPAAPLAEAAAIAVEAELLSRSRVVERVLLDAYLRAAQERVRAVVAVDGLNRLVSEAAGQLLSPEGLEALERSAVALLRKSGHGALSEPASGKSGPDTAEASVVVPPVTSGSDGGAEAAADTATSTSYRIQLRDSTDCQVTLNPVFHLGSIVGAVAVLEEVGRCAATSALRTGVRLAGRSVPWRHAVGRATELSRSPEPLLLIGERGTGKTSLARELVANPLIMDAAQGEFRLPIDELAGGQPVLIRHAERLAQSGTATLNSLLDAHPGAPLLVTYTPGAPPGPCLQRLLDTLAARSVTLPALRERPDDIRELVQDLTPGPAPGRPPLSWSLDALRALEQYSWPGNVTELAQLVRAVAERRRAMGPVRRAELPDPVREGPAPRSLSPIEHAERSAILDALRLHGGNKARTAAALGIARATLYRKLRSYRS, from the coding sequence ATGGCCACCACAGAGCACTCCGCCGTCCGGCCCGCGCTCGCTTCGCTGCGCAGGGCACGCGAGCTCTTCCTCGCGGGGCGTGAACTGCCCGACGAAGTACCGCAAGAAATCGTCGCCGCGTGGAAGCGCGCCCGGTTCTTCGGTGTGCGGCACGATGTGGCAGACCCGGCCCCGGATGTGCCCCCGCATTGCGTACGAGCGCCCGAATCCCACCTGCTGGCCACCGCCCGGCCCGTCCTCGATCGCATCGCACCCACCGTCAGTACGGGCCAGGCGTCCCTTGTACTCACCGATGGGGCGTTGCGGGTGCTGTGGTCCACGGGATGCGCGCGCTACGGCCTCCGTCGCCTGGATCTCTCCGAACAGGTGGTCGGCCACAACAGCGCGGCCCTCGCACTTCGCACCCGCCGCCGCGCCGAGGTGCACGGTCCTGAGCACTTCCTCGATCTGTGGCAGGACATGTCCGCGGTCAGCGTGCCGATACGGGCGGCGGGGACCTCGAAGGTACTGGGCACGGTCACGGTGACCTCCCGCCCGTGCGTCGAGTGCGGCTCCCATCCAGCGGCTCCGCTCGCCGAGGCCGCGGCGATCGCCGTCGAGGCGGAACTCCTGTCACGCTCACGGGTTGTCGAGCGGGTTTTGCTGGACGCGTATCTACGGGCCGCACAGGAGCGGGTACGCGCGGTCGTCGCGGTCGACGGTCTCAACCGGCTCGTCAGCGAGGCCGCGGGACAGCTACTGTCGCCGGAGGGGCTGGAGGCCCTGGAGCGGAGCGCGGTCGCCCTGCTGCGGAAATCGGGCCACGGGGCGCTGTCGGAGCCGGCATCGGGCAAGTCGGGACCAGATACCGCCGAAGCCTCCGTGGTCGTCCCGCCTGTGACGTCGGGCTCTGACGGGGGAGCCGAAGCGGCGGCCGACACGGCGACTTCGACCTCGTACCGCATCCAGCTCCGGGACAGCACGGACTGTCAGGTGACCCTTAACCCGGTGTTCCATCTGGGATCGATTGTCGGAGCAGTGGCCGTGCTGGAGGAGGTGGGGCGATGTGCCGCGACTTCGGCCCTCCGCACCGGCGTGCGACTGGCCGGGCGATCGGTGCCGTGGCGACATGCGGTCGGCCGCGCGACGGAGTTGAGCAGGTCTCCCGAGCCCCTGCTCCTCATCGGGGAACGCGGCACCGGGAAGACATCACTCGCACGAGAACTGGTCGCCAACCCTTTGATCATGGATGCGGCGCAAGGCGAGTTCCGCTTGCCGATCGACGAGTTGGCCGGCGGTCAGCCGGTCTTGATCCGTCATGCCGAGCGGCTTGCACAGTCCGGCACAGCGACCCTGAATTCGCTGCTCGACGCGCATCCGGGTGCACCCCTGCTGGTCACCTACACCCCTGGCGCGCCGCCAGGTCCGTGCCTCCAACGGCTCCTGGACACCCTGGCGGCACGCTCGGTGACGCTTCCGGCGCTACGCGAACGGCCGGATGACATCAGGGAGTTGGTGCAAGACCTGACTCCAGGGCCGGCCCCGGGACGACCTCCCCTCTCCTGGTCGCTGGACGCGTTGCGCGCCTTGGAGCAGTACTCGTGGCCGGGAAACGTCACCGAACTCGCCCAGCTCGTACGGGCCGTGGCCGAGCGTCGTCGAGCGATGGGTCCTGTCCGGCGTGCCGAGTTGCCGGACCCTGTGCGCGAGGGACCGGCGCCCCGGTCACTCAGTCCGATCGAGCACGCCGAACGCTCCGCCATCCTGGACGCCCTGCGCCTCCACGGCGGCAACAAGGCTCGCACCGCGGCGGCCCTGGGCATCGCCCGCGCCACGCTCTACCGGAAGCTGCGGAGCTACCGGAGCTGA
- a CDS encoding FAD-dependent oxidoreductase — protein MHTVEPDVVTDVLIVGSGPAGASAALALSTYGVPNIVVTRYASLADTPRAHITNQRTMEVLRDLGVEQEVVAKATPQHLMGNTTFCTSLAGEELGRVRSWGNDPLVQAAHELASPTRMCDMPQHLMEPVLVDAAVARGTQLRFSTVYKSFVQDASGVTVTVEDRLRGDEYTIRARYLIGADGGRSQVAEDAALPMGGQMGVAGSINIVFDADLTRYTAHRPSTLYWVLAPGATVGGIGAGLVRCVRPWNEWLIVWGYDVTAGAPDLTTEYAESVVRQLVGDDDVPVTIKSSSAWTVNEMYAETYSNGRVFCAGDAVHRHPPSNGLGSNTSIQDAYNLAWKLKLVLDGTASPKLLDTYTAERAPVGRQIVTRANKSIGETAPIFEALDGLSPQTPEQLWANIAARKEDTEAAQKQRAKLREAIAFKVYEFNAHGVDLNQRYASTAIVPDGTDDPGFDRDPELYHQPTSRPGAKLPHAWLTSGTRTLSTLDTVGKGRFTLITGIGGADWVRAAEAQDLKIATVVIGPGQEYEDPYGDWAMLSEVADGGALLVRPDGYVAFRHATAAASGEDAERVLTEAVRRILGQV, from the coding sequence GTGCACACCGTCGAGCCCGATGTCGTGACCGATGTGCTGATCGTCGGCAGTGGCCCGGCGGGCGCCTCCGCCGCGCTCGCCCTGAGCACCTACGGCGTACCGAACATCGTCGTCACCCGCTACGCGAGCCTCGCCGACACGCCCCGGGCGCACATCACCAATCAGCGCACCATGGAGGTGCTCCGGGACCTCGGCGTGGAGCAGGAGGTCGTGGCGAAGGCCACGCCTCAGCACTTGATGGGCAACACGACCTTCTGCACCAGCCTGGCCGGTGAGGAGCTCGGCCGGGTGCGCTCCTGGGGCAATGACCCCCTGGTGCAGGCCGCGCACGAGCTGGCCAGTCCCACCCGGATGTGTGACATGCCCCAGCACCTCATGGAGCCGGTGCTCGTCGACGCGGCGGTCGCGCGCGGCACGCAGCTGCGTTTCAGCACGGTCTACAAGTCCTTCGTCCAGGACGCCTCCGGTGTGACGGTCACCGTCGAGGACCGGCTGCGCGGCGACGAGTACACGATCCGCGCCCGGTACCTCATCGGCGCGGACGGCGGCCGCTCACAGGTCGCCGAGGACGCCGCGCTGCCCATGGGCGGCCAGATGGGCGTGGCCGGCAGCATCAACATCGTCTTCGACGCGGATCTGACCAGGTACACCGCCCATCGGCCGTCCACCCTCTACTGGGTGCTCGCCCCGGGCGCCACCGTCGGCGGTATCGGCGCGGGCCTGGTGCGCTGCGTCCGGCCCTGGAACGAGTGGCTGATCGTGTGGGGCTACGACGTCACCGCCGGCGCCCCCGACCTGACCACCGAGTACGCGGAGTCCGTCGTCCGCCAGCTGGTCGGCGACGACGACGTGCCGGTGACCATCAAGTCGTCCTCGGCCTGGACCGTCAACGAGATGTACGCGGAGACGTACTCCAACGGCCGTGTCTTCTGCGCCGGGGACGCCGTGCACCGCCACCCGCCGTCCAACGGCCTCGGCTCCAACACCTCCATCCAGGACGCCTACAACCTGGCCTGGAAGCTCAAACTCGTCCTCGACGGCACGGCCTCCCCGAAGCTGCTCGACACCTACACCGCCGAACGCGCCCCGGTCGGCAGGCAGATCGTCACCCGCGCCAACAAGTCCATCGGCGAGACCGCCCCGATCTTCGAGGCGCTCGACGGGCTCTCCCCGCAGACCCCCGAGCAGCTGTGGGCCAACATCGCCGCCCGCAAGGAGGACACCGAGGCGGCCCAGAAGCAGCGGGCGAAGCTGCGTGAGGCGATCGCGTTCAAGGTGTACGAGTTCAACGCGCACGGCGTCGACCTCAACCAGCGCTACGCCTCCACCGCGATCGTCCCCGACGGCACCGACGATCCCGGCTTCGACCGCGACCCCGAGCTGTACCACCAGCCCACCTCCCGCCCCGGCGCCAAGCTCCCGCACGCCTGGCTCACCTCGGGCACGCGCACCCTGTCGACGCTCGACACCGTCGGAAAGGGCCGCTTCACCCTGATCACCGGGATCGGCGGCGCGGACTGGGTGCGCGCCGCCGAAGCCCAGGACCTGAAGATCGCCACCGTCGTCATCGGCCCCGGCCAGGAGTACGAGGACCCGTACGGGGACTGGGCGATGCTGAGCGAGGTGGCCGACGGAGGCGCGCTGCTGGTACGCCCGGACGGCTACGTCGCCTTCCGGCACGCGACGGCGGCAGCTTCCGGCGAGGACGCCGAGCGAGTGCTGACCGAGGCGGTGCGGCGGATCCTCGGACAGGTCTGA
- a CDS encoding dioxygenase family protein, with protein sequence MTTEFTTHITKAVVDSLQGTADPRLRELLTALTRHLHAFVRETEPTMAEWEEAIDFLTATGQTCTDTRQEFVLLSDVLGVSMLVETINSDGRGDVTESTVLGPFHMTESPVRELGANIDLIGSGKACVVSGRVLSRDGTPLPGAVLDVWQANDQGYYDVQQPDVQPAGNGRGLFTADSEGRFWFRTCVPSPYPIPTDGPVGDLLRATGRHPYRPAHIHFIASAEGHTPVTTHIFVAGSEHLHSDAVFAVKESLVQDFTETDDPSLAQEFGTPNPFRLARFDLVLNPEPS encoded by the coding sequence GTGACCACCGAATTCACCACGCACATCACCAAGGCCGTGGTCGACAGCCTCCAGGGCACGGCCGACCCCCGGCTGCGCGAACTGCTCACCGCTCTCACCCGCCACCTGCACGCCTTCGTGCGTGAGACCGAGCCGACCATGGCGGAGTGGGAAGAGGCGATCGACTTCCTGACGGCGACCGGGCAGACCTGCACGGACACCCGGCAGGAGTTCGTCCTCCTGTCGGATGTTCTGGGCGTCTCGATGCTCGTCGAAACGATCAACAGCGACGGTCGCGGGGACGTGACGGAGTCGACCGTGCTCGGCCCCTTCCACATGACCGAGTCCCCGGTGCGTGAACTCGGCGCGAACATCGACCTGATCGGCAGCGGCAAGGCGTGCGTGGTCAGCGGGCGCGTGCTGTCCCGGGACGGCACCCCGCTGCCCGGCGCGGTCCTCGACGTCTGGCAGGCGAACGACCAGGGGTACTACGACGTGCAGCAGCCGGATGTCCAGCCTGCGGGCAACGGGCGCGGGCTGTTCACGGCGGACTCAGAGGGCCGCTTCTGGTTCCGGACGTGCGTGCCGAGCCCGTACCCGATCCCCACGGACGGTCCCGTCGGAGATCTGTTGCGCGCGACCGGCCGACACCCCTACCGTCCGGCCCACATCCACTTCATCGCCTCCGCCGAAGGACACACCCCCGTCACGACGCACATCTTCGTGGCCGGCAGCGAACACCTCCACTCGGATGCCGTGTTCGCCGTCAAGGAGAGCCTCGTCCAGGACTTCACCGAGACCGACGACCCGTCCCTTGCGCAGGAGTTCGGCACTCCGAACCCGTTCCGGCTCGCGCGTTTCGACCTCGTACTCAATCCGGAGCCGTCGTGA
- a CDS encoding YceI family protein yields the protein MPLGLFRRRLNHPSEGAAGLALPVPAGAGVVVREVLDPVNQALGSAEVTVTELTSHRVAARGITDPYGFFMAVLPPGDYSLMIMAEGLEPHRETIEVVADTRPSPQRVWLQLGRQAELPVPGTWLFDPPHTAIRFIAKHVGMAHVHGRFERFQGGIEVTQEMSDSRVHVRIDASSINTGNKTRDTHLRSADFLDVDQFPYIDFTSTRFAYRGGSKWSLLGTLTMHGVSRSVSLDTNYLGMVNGGYGEELRCAALAKAELHREDYTLNWRSMLARGIAVVGPMVQLELDVQAMYRTHDTPTPPQ from the coding sequence ATGCCCCTCGGACTGTTCCGGCGGCGACTCAACCATCCCTCCGAAGGCGCAGCAGGCCTCGCGCTTCCGGTCCCGGCCGGCGCGGGGGTCGTCGTTCGCGAGGTACTGGACCCGGTGAACCAGGCCCTGGGTTCGGCCGAGGTGACGGTGACGGAACTCACCAGCCACCGTGTCGCGGCGCGCGGCATCACCGACCCGTACGGCTTCTTCATGGCCGTCCTGCCACCGGGCGACTACAGCCTGATGATCATGGCTGAAGGGCTGGAACCGCACCGCGAGACCATCGAAGTCGTCGCGGACACCCGACCGTCCCCGCAACGCGTCTGGCTTCAACTGGGCCGGCAGGCCGAACTCCCCGTCCCCGGAACCTGGCTCTTCGACCCGCCGCACACAGCGATCCGGTTCATCGCCAAGCACGTCGGCATGGCCCATGTGCACGGCCGCTTCGAACGTTTCCAGGGCGGGATCGAGGTCACCCAGGAGATGTCCGACTCCCGCGTCCATGTGCGCATCGACGCGTCCAGCATCAACACCGGCAACAAGACCCGTGACACGCACCTGCGTTCCGCCGACTTCCTCGACGTGGACCAGTTTCCGTACATCGATTTCACCAGCACGCGCTTCGCCTACCGAGGCGGCAGCAAGTGGTCGCTCCTGGGCACCCTGACCATGCACGGCGTGAGCCGGTCGGTGTCGCTGGACACGAACTACCTCGGCATGGTCAACGGCGGCTACGGCGAGGAACTGCGCTGCGCCGCCCTGGCCAAGGCCGAACTGCACCGGGAGGACTACACGCTCAACTGGCGCTCCATGCTGGCGCGCGGCATCGCGGTCGTCGGCCCGATGGTCCAGCTGGAGCTGGACGTCCAGGCGATGTACCGCACACACGACACACCGACGCCGCCGCAGTAA